The genomic window TTATTGACCATGCTCCCAACATGACGTTATGATCAATGAAAACAATGGTGTTGGTGGGATTGCTCACCAGGTACCTCAATCTGAAGTATATGGTCTTTGAAGCTTACTTGGAAGGCTCAAGATGAACTTGGATGCCGTGCCATAAGAGAAAGTTGGGAAAATGCATGGATTGCATTGGTTCCCTTATAAGGGTGGTAGCTTGATATACACTCTTTGAAATATGATGCTCACATAGAAAGCTCAAGATGGGCTTTTATATACGTAACAGTTTGGGAAAAAGCGTGGAGTGGGTTAATTCACGTATAAGGGCGGTAGCTGGACATATTGCATATGATTGTTGTAAGTAACCATGGTGTAGAGGATTTACTAGGACGCAAGTATATGTAACTAAATTGATCTGTTTAGATATATCTAGATTCAATACTTTTTAGCAAAGTTTATCATTTCAGTATTGGATCCCATGCCGGTACCATCCTGTTACCATGTTGATATGCGGTTTGGTACAGTAGAAGATAGCGCTCTGAGTGTCGATATGCTACAAGACACCATACTGGTTTGGTACCGGTATGGTATAGTATGCGGTTCAGTATCGGACTGTATGGGGTAGTATGGCAAACCATGTTGCAGTGATAGTTTTTGGGTTGTTTGTCTAGGATTTTTCTGGTGTTGTACTTAGACTTATATTTATCTGCTATTAGGTGGCTGGTCATGTCTATCAATAGAGAGATATAGTGGCAGATTTATTTCCTGTATATGAGTCCAAAAAAGGACTCAAATTGACCCTTAAAGATGGGGCCAGATATAGCTATTTATTAGGTGGTCATTTTGGTTGTTTGGGATTTATTTTCTCTAAATTAAAGAGTTAGGATGGTATTGGGAATCTTGAAGAAATTgtatggattttttatttgaggaAAAAGGGTAGGCTGCGggtccctctttttcaaaaaaatattctccTCTTGCTTGTTCTCTTTGTTCCTACTCTACttcatttttcattttctttctccttccttgAGTTCCATACAGCCATACGCTAGATTTTCTGTTACCTGAACTAAGAGTCAGATCTGTAGTGAACTGATGCaccgatttttttttaaaaaaatatttttaatcaggaAGAACGTTAGCAGGTGCAAGACTGAATTTACATTACTTGCTGAATAGGTGGCTGCAAACTTGAAATAATTCAGATCAGAACTCAGATCTGAGTTGGAGTGAAAAGCTGGATTAGTCATGTTTATGCTCCAAGTTTCTGATAGGCTGCATCACCCTTAGGCAGTCTGCTGTAGAAATGCTTTTTAACTTCATCTTTTGATAAAAGAATTGAAGAATCAAAAGGTAGGGAAAGAGaaggaatagatggaagaaagaAGGTGCAGATGTCTGGTTATCAGATCTAACCAAACACCCTTCTCCCTATTTACAGAATTAGGGCATGCTCTAGCAGCTGGTGCAAACTTGGCATCAATTTGTATACAGGTGGTTCTGCATTGATGACCGTTCATAATGACCTGCTCAATCCTTTCATGAAGGCTTGTTGACTTAGAAATTTCCTCCATGTCCAATCACGTTTTGATGGTATTGGTTTGGAGGATGATGATGGTGATGATACGTGCTTTCAGCACCTACGTCTGTGTAACTATGTTGGGAACAGCAAAATTAACTACACTTTAGTGTAAAATGGGGTTGTTGACTGTCAAGGAATCacaattttcttagaaaaatgcTCCTCAGAGATTGGAACTCCTGTGATGTTACATTTATTGGTCCTATAAATATTTGTATTCAAGAAAGATAGCCGCCAAAAAGATTCCTGGATTTATGCTTTGATATCTGAACTCTGCAAATGCCTAACTAGTTTTATAGACGATAGTTTTGATGGACTTGTATCAGAAAAAGAATGGTTTGCCATGAAAATCTGAAGTTTCTTGTGCTTGTGATTACGCCATCTTCTAATCAGCAAAAAGATAATGCCAGCTTCTTGTTTTTAGTGCCTACCAGGTTTTATGATGTGATTCATGGTAACTTGTATGCAATCTCGTATTAAAATGGTCCATTAAATTCTTGAAGCATCATACTACTACATGTTTTGCAACCTGGCCTAATtacataattttcataatattAGCTTCTTTTCTTGACATATTTTGGAGAATTTAACGGGCAATGCTAGATACCTCCATTGTGATGTAAAATGGGTATATTCATGCATCATCGTGGTCATCAAATTTATGATACTTCATGAGTAGTCTTCGTTTTTTATTGTAATTCAACAGGCTGATGTAATGCTTTGCTCAGACTGCTTCCATGATGCAAAATTTGTTACTGGTCACTCAAGTTTAGATTTTCTGAGAGTGGACTCCAAGAAAGATACACCTGATCTTGATGGGGATAGCTGGACTGATCAGGAGACGTTGCTGCTGCTAGAGGCCTTGGAGAAATATCATGATAACTGGAACGAAATTGCAGAGCATGTGGGCACCAAGTCAAAAGCACAATGTATTCTTCACTTTGTTTGTCTTCCAATGGAGCATGGTCTACTAGAAAATATTGAGCTATCACACATGTCTGTTGAATCTGATTCTTTGAAAGGGCATGAGCCTGGATTGCCACATGAGACTGGATTGCCATGTTCAGATTCTATTTGTGATACCACAGGTAATTCTACACAGTCCATTGGCCCTTCAATAAGTTCAGCATTTGTTTTTCTGTGCTGCTTTTTTATATTGTTGTTCTTTAATTTTCCTGTTCTGAGTGTTTTCTTATTCATTcgccttcaagaattaaattcaGGCGACCAGATTCCGTTTGCTGATTCTGCAAATCCAGTTATGTCGCTGGTAAGTAGCTACGTGAATCTGCATGGATTTACTTCTTTCACATGAAGCTAAGACACAAATCTGACTAGTATGCTTGATTTAATTGCCTTTGCTTTGGTTCATGGTGATAACAGGTTTATAGTTAAATCTCTTTTGCCTATCTTGAAAACACAAATTTGTTCGGAATATGATTGCTGCTTTAAATTCTGATAGTGCACTGGATGTTCATGAGGCAATGGAAGTGTAATGTGCATTTAGTCTAGATTGATGGTTATATTCTTCCATAATCCACACCATACAGGCAAagctacacacatatatatgcatgGACAATGGATGCATCCATGCAGCAATATCCACATCTTAAAATAACATGTGTTTCCCTGCAACACAGACCGTGCCAATAATCTCATAGCcttaaataacaaaaaaaaataaaaaaaaagaagcaatccTGTCAAAAGCATCTAAAATCAAGAAATCAAAGAAACTCTGTATTGCTTCTTAACCTGCTCTCCTTATACAACTCTAAATGATGACATATCACCCTAATGTTTAATCAATAGGAGTTAATTATACCGGTCATGGTTTTTAGGTATGTAACAAGATGTAACATATCCACCTGAAGCAAAAAATCTACACAGACCAATAAGTGCTGGGATTTGTTGTACAGTGTAATTTGAATTAAATGAGATATCCAAAAATGTTGGAAAAAAAGCAGATTATgaatgctctgtttttttttttttttaagattttaaaaatgatAATGAACATTGTAGCTTGATACAATCTTGAGATATATCAGTTATCATCCTTGGCAACAAGTGTATTTTGGATGGTTTTGCTGGTACCAATGTCGCATGTCTTAACCCAATGCTCTTCAGGTTTTCCAGTGATGTAGAACCAAATATGTTGATTTTCTGTTAGAGAGGTTCCTGTAATATAAACAATAATTTTATTGAAGGTTAAGTGTGGCTGATTCGCTGTGCACTAGGTTGGAGTTGTATGGGCACAGGGTAGGGATGGCTATGGGTAGGATTTGGGTCGGGTATTgtactacccatccccaaacccgaacttaataccctatacccaaactCTACCCAATAtccgatcggataagaaaagagatatccatccCCTTACCCAATAGGTTCAGAGATACCCACGGATAACCCATTTTCCTATTCCTAACCCATATCCGCCCCATACCtatcccatatccaaaaaaaataaacaaccaaaataattttgtgcatattatcaatcaaaacaaaattatcaattcaacatacaacataatttataagtccagatttatagaaatcaaacatagaaatagaattacaattcaacataaaacatataaataaccaaaataattttatgcatattatcaaccaaaacaaaTTACCAAaacaaaattataaatatatatattcaggtATGGGTTCCGGTATTACCCATACCCGTAGGTTCGAGTCGGATTCGGATTCGAATTTGGGTAGAAAACAGCACTACCATGCCCTACCCATACCTGTGCTATAGTTTTCAGGTTTTACCTAAATTCGAATCCAAACCCGATCAAatcctatttttcgggtttgactgGATTTGGGTAGAGtgcatacccatcgggtcgggtcGATTTTGCTATCCCTAGCACAGGGACCAGTAAGTGCAACACAATGTCTTTTACTAAATACTCTCTCACAGTCTGCATTTTTGGGATTCTGTGCTGCTTAATATCTTTAACTAATCCTGTCGGGTTGGTTCTAGTAGCTTTTCTCGTGGTTAGAAACTTTGGGCGAGTAAGAATTCATAACACATCTCAAATAGTTCAGAACGAGATTTGCATATTGCTCAATTGATCTCCAAGGATCATGGTTATGGTTATGCTTATAGTTCTTTTGGCATTTTACTGAAGTATGAGGTCCTTGTGTCATTTAATTATTTTGCTGTCTAACTGTCTGGAGAAGTTTCTAGGTTGCATTTTTGACCTCGGCAATTGGACCAAGAGTTGCTGCAGCCTGTGCTAGTGCAGCATTATCTGTCTTGACTAAAGAGGCCACAGGTTAGAATATTGAGCTTGTACTAGTGATTGGATAAGTACATGATGAACAACTATTTCCATATAATGTTTCTTTGCAACGGCATTCATGTTTAACTTGCTGACACTTGGGCTTAAGAATTACCTCGGTTGCAAAGTCTTGCCAATGCCATGTTTTGTGTATGGACCTAACTTTATTTGATGATTTCTGTAATACAAACTTCCATCCACTTGAGTTGCAAACAAATAATATCAGACTTTTGCTTCACGTTTGAAGGTTGAGTTCTGAGAGCATGCATTCTGAACTTGGTGCTCATGGAGCACATGCAAACTTTGGCCGCCAAAAGGGTAAATTATTTTATTCCTTTTCTGTTTATTCATTTTCACACTATATTGTTTTTCTTAAACATTCCATTTATCAATCCAGATGAATCTCCTGAAGATCCGGTGCCATATGCTAAAAAAAAGGctccttctcctttttcttctgaACGTGTAAAACTAGCTGCCAAGGGTGGTCTGTCTGCAGCAGCAGTGAAGGCAAAACTATTTGGGGATCAAGAAGAGCGTGAAATTCAGAGACTGGCTGCCATTATCATAAATCACCAGGTCTGTGTTCAAGCTAATTTGTTGTTACCATGTGGTGTGCTATCTTTGGCTATTATAGTGTCATTTATTAAATTTCTTTGGGATATATCCTAGGGTTTATTACAGCTAATATCTGTCAGAGATGAACTGAAGTCTTAGGAGATACTTTAAACTACTATGTTGAAAGAAGATGTGGCTGGAAACTGACCTAATAATTTTCTACTTGCAATTGATTGATGACAACTGATTTTCTTTTCTCCACCCTCAAAAGAACTGCATCTTTTTCTTGGTGTTCCTGATGGAGTTCTTAGGGGATTTTATTTTGTTATTAGATTCTTGCCTTCTTGGCCATTCAAGCCCCTAACCCTACTTCTAGATCTGCATCATAAATGATGGTATTTGATAGATCCACTTGGAAAGGCTAACATGAATAGACTATTTTAAATGTAACTGACATAGGTTGATATCAAGGTTAATATAGAGATTAATAAAGAACCTCTGACCTGTCATCCTATGTTCTAGAATCTCCTCATCGTCACCTTCATTCCCAATTAGAATACCATCATCAGATTTGCAATTAGGAATAGCGTTTGATTCAACCATCTCCTCATCAGATCAAGGCATACCCCGCCATAGCCCTGGTTGCTCAGCACGACTGACTTCCACCAGTTTTCACTTATTCTCTGTGGCCTTTCTGGTTTCTTCTGAGTACCAGTGTTTCATCACAGCTCCCACCCCACCTTCTTCCATAGTTTAATTTGTAATTGTTAGTCTCCCGGATCATTGTAGATTTGATCACCAGTTTTTATTTAATGCATGTAGAAGTTCTGCCATAGGATTGGTCATGTTTGGATGAGTCCAGGTTTTTGGTGTTGCCATTATATCTTTATGCAGTTAAAGAGGTTGGAGTGGAAGCTGAAACAGTTCGCAGAGGTGGAAACCATTCTGCTGAAGGAATGTGAACAGGTGGAGAGGGCAAGACAGAGGCTTTTGATGGAGCGTGTTCGGATGATGTCAACCCAGTTTGCACAAGCAGGAACTACTCTACCAGCTGCAGCTGCTGCTGGTATGAATACGACCGCAGCACAACCAACCATACCAGCCTCAGCTGGGCAGGCAAACGTCTCATCAGAATTTGGCAAGAATCTGCCCGGGCATCCTCAGATGTCCTTTATGCAACGACCACAGCCATCTGGTTTTGGACTCCGCTCGACTCTCCCAGCAATCCTCCCATCTCCTTCTGCATCCTCTCCAAATGTTATGTTCAGTTCTGGTATGCCAAACACTTCAAATCATCATTTGTTGAGATCCTCATCAGGAAATAATTCAAATATCGGTTAAAACAGGTGGTTTTGGGATGGGGGTTCCAATACTGAGCTGTACGGATTACGTTAGAGCCTTTGCATAGTGAAGTTGTATCATTTCTTGCTGTAATTTTCGAAATATTACAGGTTTTAGTCTTTGTTCTTTTCCTCTCCCTTGGAACATGCAATATCTAAGAGTTCGAGCCAGGCCTTGATTCTGCAATCATGTTTTCCTCCCAGAAGGAGGCATGACACCACTTGTCTTTGGGGGGAAAAAATCCAAGTCGTGCTCTCTTGGGAAAAAGGGAGCGCTATGAATCAGAGGCTATTTGGCAGTAGGACGAAAAGATCTACAAGTTAAAAATGTGGCCAATCTGGTCAAGCTGGCTGAATTCGTTCATTGATCCAGGCATGAACGCTTCGCTGCACCGCTCCCCTTCCTGCTCCGCAGCACCGTTTTAAAAATCAATAGCCGGCTTATACAGAGCCGGAAGAAGATTATCCTGCAATATTTTGCAGTATACACTGGATATCTGAGCTATGCATTCTGCAGCTGAATGCAGCCACAGCAAGCACATAAATCTGCTGGCAGAACTTTTTGCAGTGGATAGAGGTGAGAACAAGTAGAGCTGCTTGATTCAACTCAAGTTCATCATTATTGAGTTCAAATAAaatgaataatttttcaaatcaaaCTCGAATAACTCAAGAagctattaaaatttatatatattttaataatattattatatatatatatatatattatattaataggtCAAAATTTGAATGTGGGTTtgagtataattaaattaatattttaattaaatcgatctcaagtatttttttttcttctttctcaattGAGCTGAACTCGAATTTGAATTATTAAGATCCAATCAATTTCTagtcaaatttcaaatctaaatattttgAATCGAGTTAAATTCAAGTTTCTAGATATCTAATTAAGCTCGGTTGCATCCCTAACATTGGATTGAGCAAGGAGCTTATCTCTGCCAATGTATACCTATTACTTCATGTCCAAACCCTCAGATGCACCGTAATACAATTTTTTTGTCGCAGTTTcagaatttcaatatatttttcatttttgAAAAAGTTGAGAAGAGGGAGAACAACAAAGTAGTCCGCAATCTTTCTCATAGCAGAAACAAATCACTAGATTAAATGAATCAGTAATGGTTTCCAGCTTACAGAATACAGTGAGCAAGGAAAAAGGAAGAGGTATCTGAGGAATAATGATTCTGAAACTTTCAGCAGCTACATATGACAATACGATCCTCCATTGAATCAGGTATCATTGCATGCCGTAATAAGGAAAGTTTCTGCCAGGGGCCATGATTACAAGTTATCAGCACATCTGGGTCCTTCTGCCACAACATTTTAATGAAATCTGCCATGTCATAACTTCGCAAGCTATGCCAGATCATGAGGAAAACTCTTCTACCCTCCCAAGAAAGGGTCATCCATTCACACACAGATCTCATGGTTTACAAAAACTAATGACCCATGTATGTCAAACCAACCAGCTAGAAATTAAATAATTGCAAGCGGATGACCCTACATGCATGTTTATCCAACCTGAGAGGATATGTCTGTAGCCACTTTGTTTTTCTTGTGTTTTCTCTTAGCAGACCTTGGCTGGCTGCTGACAGTAACATCTGATGGCCTGAGGGCCTTCTGTGATGATAGTTCACCTATGAAGAGCACATTTTGTGCCCAACCAGCATATTTCCCAAATCTGGCCACAAATGCCTCAGCCACACGATTGCTAAGCTTCGGCGTGAGGCTCATGCCTGCAAGCTCTGGCATGAGATATTGCACTGCAATCTAAACATATGCAGCAATAGTAAGGCAATAGCAAGCATTCCCAATGTCAGGCTGCAAACCACTTATACAAGTGCATCACTCCATGACTGCCATGGAGCTAACAACATAAATTTAGTTTTCAATGGATGCAATGCATGCTTTAATTAACCGAAAACAAGGCTGCAACACACTAAAAGCTATTTTCAAGCCAAGCAGACCATATACTGGCAGATACCATATAATTCGAGAACTCAGCAAAATTTATGAAGACAAAAGACATGCATGTTAGACAGTGCCAGTTGTACACTAGCAAAGCAACAATAATTTCTTTATATATGTATAGACAAGCTACTGCGATAACAGGTCTGATGTATCACATGGAACCTGAGAAAACCTGAATGCATGAGCCGCTTAAAGACAACAGGCTTTAAAATACTTTTAGGAATCTGATTTCATTTGTATTTTTTTCCATGGCAAAAGAACTAAGACACCCAAGTATTTTTGAAATTAGAATGCACATGGGGAATCTAACTATCTGTTTCATTCTTAGAATAAAAGAACTGCATTGATATCTTGGTTCACCACAGCCCGTGTTAATTTGGATTCAAACATTATATACACCAATATTTCCAAAATTTACATACATAACAGTTAATAAGAAACTCAATTTATCGGTCATATTTATTATAAGATCAATCAAGATTACTTTGTGATCGAATCCCTATAGCACAAGACTCATAGGACCAATCATCAGTCATTTAAAATGAGATGCATATTTCTGCATACAAGCCTGCAAATGCACGTGCTGTCCATTAACTGCACTGCATTATCTATTTGTGGTTGCTATAGATGGTCGTACCGCATTGTGGACCAAAAATCCACTTAGCATTTTGTGGCACACATACAGCATGCTTACTGCTATATTCTAGAACCACATATATAGCAACTCTTATGCAAGCCTATGCTGGTGAAGCAGGTTTAAGATAGTAGTTAGATCTGATGCAGGTTTCAGATGGGCATGACATAGGTCTTAACAATGTCAAAATGCTATCATGTTATAATTGTTATTAGATATTAGGTACTTAGCAGTAAGCACTAATTCTTAGTTGTTAGTGTTAGTAATATTATTGTTTATCCATCCAGAGAATATTACTATAATTATTATTCTcattattgcataaaatatattatatttttaaaaaatagtaacTGTATATGCACCATGCAGTCTCTTGATTGCCTGCATAATACAATAGCCTTTTAAAACACTGCCAATCATCTAGTTTATGCCATGCTGAGCTGAGAACTGAACTAAATGCGGAGGTTCAGCACCTATTCCAGATCAAAGAGATTTAGTGGTGGAACATAGGTTGTGTATATTCAAGATTTTACTTTTGAGGTGTTTAATCGAAAATGTGAAGGCAGAGAACCCTTACCTGCCACACATGAGTATCAACAGGAATGGCATGGTGCTGATCAAGGGAAAAAAGTGCAATACAGGCAGCAACCTTTGGTCCAACTCCAGGCAAAGTACAAAGGGCATCAATTACCTCATGAAGCTCCAAGCCACGAAGAGAAGCAAGCCATTCAGTGCCTCCACCAGGCTTCGCCTGC from Elaeis guineensis isolate ETL-2024a chromosome 9, EG11, whole genome shotgun sequence includes these protein-coding regions:
- the LOC105051820 gene encoding SWI/SNF complex subunit SWI3C homolog, coding for MYPASPSLPSSDSRFKWRKRKRCSNPKRLKPHDNGEDDDDDDEDEAATREVAEEDEDHDSQANNPSSDPVLDLREAEVLPDTGQRISDFPAVLRRFVNRPHSSVLDLVAAELSLSSSFSASAGSRPWAAPLLENISHGQLQALSTVLPDNPSLLQPPDLDKPSAYVCTPLPHMEGKGVVKWLGREQHMVLPMHADWFSPMTVHRLERQVVPHFFSGKSSDHTPERYMTLRNKIVFKYWENPGKRLSFVDCQRLVANKELYDLSRIVRFLDHSGIINYLATSSMHRGLRMAGSLLNEESTGELQLKTGPLRSIDSLVLFDRPKCSLRVEDFALLSSSSSSASLDSDSGLSDLDNRIRVRLWEHACNYCSRPLPNLHYQSQKEADVMLCSDCFHDAKFVTGHSSLDFLRVDSKKDTPDLDGDSWTDQETLLLLEALEKYHDNWNEIAEHVGTKSKAQCILHFVCLPMEHGLLENIELSHMSVESDSLKGHEPGLPHETGLPCSDSICDTTELNSGDQIPFADSANPVMSLVAFLTSAIGPRVAAACASAALSVLTKEATRLSSESMHSELGAHGAHANFGRQKDESPEDPVPYAKKKAPSPFSSERVKLAAKGGLSAAAVKAKLFGDQEEREIQRLAAIIINHQLKRLEWKLKQFAEVETILLKECEQVERARQRLLMERVRMMSTQFAQAGTTLPAAAAAGMNTTAAQPTIPASAGQANVSSEFGKNLPGHPQMSFMQRPQPSGFGLRSTLPAILPSPSASSPNVMFSSGMPNTSNHHLLRSSSGNNSNIG